The DNA segment AACTGGTGACCGGAACGATGGTGCCGGTCAGCCGGACCTATCTGGAGGCGACCCGCGCAGCGGGACTGCTGGACTGAAACAGATGCAGGCGATCGTCGATGATTTCGCCGACGCGTGCGCTTTCCTGGGCGATTTCGCGAATGAAGTCGGCCAGCATCGGGCGCTCAAGCACCGCCGGATTGCGCACGACCATGGCCGTATCGCGGTGCAGCGGCTCGAAATCGATCGGTGAAATCTCGACGAGGCGACCTGCCCGCACATCCTCCTCCACCGCCGAGTTGACGAAAAAGCCGAGCCCTTCTCCCTTGAGAGCGAGGCGCCGCGCCGGACCCGTGGGCAATTCGACGCTGGTCTGGGCCAGGCGCACCAGCGCCGCGGCGCGTTCGGGATCGGCCTGCCACCAGCGCAGGGCAATGACGCGCGGCACCAGAGCCAGCACTTCATCGATGCTGGGCTGGCTCGAGAGCCTCGCCGCCACTTCGGGCGACACCACGAGCGGCACGCGTTCGCGCATGATGATCAATGGCTCGAGATCGACCACCAG comes from the Devosia lucknowensis genome and includes:
- a CDS encoding LysR family transcriptional regulator: MDLDQLRTFDRIVRDQSFTRAAAHLNITQATASMRIRALEQLLGVQLFVRGRTVTLTDQGMTFLPFARRIIGTAQEGREALRRVERGRVSIGSLRTLVSPLITESLLRFQEKYPAVDVVVREGRQAQIAAMLHEREVEMGILCWPNIDPLVVDLEPLIIMRERVPLVVSPEVAARLSSQPSIDEVLALVPRVIALRWWQADPERAAALVRLAQTSVELPTGPARRLALKGEGLGFFVNSAVEEDVRAGRLVEISPIDFEPLHRDTAMVVRNPAVLERPMLADFIREIAQESARVGEIIDDRLHLFQSSSPAARVASR